The Elusimicrobiota bacterium sequence ACTTCGAGGGGTGGTGACGGTGTTAAAAGGCAATTATGACGCCTTGGGGCGAGACTTTGTTCTTCAATCCGGCGAGCTCACGTTCACGGACCCGTCCGAATTGGATCCCCAGTTGAATTTGCAAGCCACCCATAAAATGCCCGACGCTCTGATTGAGTTGAACGTGACCGGAACCGCTCGAAAACCCGAATTGCGTTTCCAATCAACGCCTCCCTTGCCGGAGCAAGACATCCTCGCGCTGTTGGCCCTTGGAAAAATCCCCGGCCAATCCGCCTCGGAGGGGTCCCCGTCGGACAAAAAGTCGTCGGAAGCGGCGGATTTGGCGGCGAACGTGGTCAGTGATTATTTGACGCGGGAACTTCGATCGGCGGGGATGAACGTGCTGGACCTTGACGTCATCCGCGTTTCCCCTTCCGCCAAGGGAAGCGAATGGACCGTGGGCCGGTATTGGGGGTCCAAACTTTTCCTCAGTTACAGTTACAACCCGGAGGATGCCGCCAACCAGGTATTGAAGGCCGAATACAGCGTCTCTCCGCGGTGGACCTTTGTCGGGCAAACCGGGTCCCAAAGCGACAATTACCTGGACCTCACCTTCCGTCTCCCTGTGGGAAAATCCCGCAAAAACAATAAGTGACGGGGTGATCGGCGCCCCCCCACCTCTGTCCCTTAGAGTTATATAATCTCCCATAGCCTTTCGCGTCTGACGACCTTGGAGCCCTTCATGAAACTTAAATTATTCACCGGTGTGGCCATTGTTTTAGCTTGGAGCGGGGGCGCGGTCCCCTGGGCGTGGGCTGAAAGCGACCCCGCCCGTGCCGTTCCCTGGGAAACATTCAGCGTGACTTTGGGGGGAATGCTTTCGAAAACCGACAGCGTTTTTCGTGTCGGATCGGGTCTGGGTGTGGACGTTGATTTCGAAAAAACCTTGGGACTTGAAACGAAGACCACGGTTTTTCGCGCCGAGTCGGGGTGGCGGTTTACGGAGAATCGACGACACCGGTTGGATGCGTCCTGGTTTGCCTTGCACCGGGACGGGAGCCGGACCTTGGGATTTCAATTTGATGTGGAGAAACCGGATGGATCCATCACCACGATTAGCACCGGAACCGAAATCTCGTCACACCTAGATGTGGATATTTACGAATTAGCGTACAGCTATTCCTTCGTTCAAGATGATCGGCTTGATCTGGCCGTTGTGGGAGGACTTTATGTCATGCCCGTGGATTTCGGTTTCTCCGCCAGCGGGGTCACCGTGGCGGAAGGGGGATTAACCTTTTCGGCGCCCCTCCCGGTGATCGGTTATCGCATGGATTTCGCCATGACGCCGAAATGGTTTTTCCGGAGCGGGACGCAAATCTTTTACGTGGATTACAATGGGTTTGTCGGAAGTTTATCGGACATTCGCGCCGCGTTTGAATACCAGGCCACTAAGAATTTAGGCCTCGGCCTTGGGTTTGATAATTTCCGAGTCAACTTTGAGGGAAACGGAAGTGGTTTGCCGGGTTCGGACTTGGACGGAACAATTGCTTTTGAGAACCGGGGCCTTCAGTTTTACGCGAAATATATATTTTGAAGTTTTTTCCAGAGTTCAGGAGGAGCTAAAAAATGGGGCATTCGAACGAATTTGGACGGAAAAAACCAATGGGGTTGGCGGTGTCGTTCATCGCCTTAGCCGCCTGCGGAAACCCTTATCGGCTGAATTACGTGAGCGTTCTTGATCGGCTTCCCGCCCAACCGGCCTTCGCCCCTTCCACCCCAACGCCTCGGCTGGTGGAGGCGAAAAATCCCCGGGAGGATTCGTTGAGGTTGGTGGAAGAGGGCTATGCGCCTATTGGTTACGTCAAATTCAATTCCGTCAAAGCCGATGAACAATTAGCCTTGGCTCAGGCGAAGGAACTGGGGGCCGACGTGGTGCTGACCTCGATTCAGTTCACCAACGTCGTGAACGAATCCGTCCCTACGACCGTTTATAAGGGTCCGGAAACGGTTCGCGTGGAGGATCGCGGCAACGTCGGGTATACCGGGGTCAATTACAACCGAAGCCAAACCGTGACCTACGAAGGAAGCTACCAAACCGAATTCGTCAACCGCGAAACAGCTTTTTACGATCAAAAGGCCCTGTTCTTTCGCAAACTTCAAGCCCCCGTTTTCGGCGGGGCCGTCAGCGCTCTTCCGGAGGAAGTGCGGAATTCGCTGGGCCGCAACCGCGGCGTGGTTGTTCGCGCGGTCGTGAACGGGTCTCCGGCCTTTCGGGCGGATGTTCTCAAGGGCGATATCCTGATCGGGCTCGAAGGGGAGGACATCATTGAACCCGGCGAGTTTTACAAGAGGATCGAATCCCTGGCCGGTCGGTCCGTCTCGCTGTCTATTTTGCGTAACGGGCAAGCTCTGGAACTCCCCGTTAAGTTGGGGGAGCGCCCGGTGGCGGCGGTTCCGGCGGCGCCGAAATAATGTCTTAATTAAAAGAAGTCGCGGTCAAAGGCGCTCGCTTGCCCAAGAAAACGATGGGAGGGAGCGGGAGAGGGAACGCCGCTTCGAAAGGGCTGAAGGGATAGATTTTTAGGAAGGGGGACGTGTGAACAAAAAACAAACAGGGTTAATCGTGAAAGGGGCAATTTGCGCGGCGGTTTTACTTTGGTCGAGCGGGCCGGCGAGGGCGGACAGCCGGGACGTGGCTCTTTATCCCAACGAGGGTTGGGTTTGGCGGATGGCTCCGGTCATCGGGCCGCAAAGCTATGACGGCTCCGTGCGGGTGGAAGGACAGCGGGGAACGGCGAATGCGGCGTTGAGCGATATCGCCGATCGGGCCACCTTTCAAATGGCGCTTCAAATGGAGGGACACGGGGAACAACTTGGGTTTCTTTTTGATCTTTCCTTCCTGGACTTGAACGCCGATTTAGACAACGGGGTCCAGAAGACGAATCTTTCAGCAAACCTGCTTTCCGTGGACACCCTGGGGTCCTATGGATTGGGCCCTTGGAACATGGGAACCGCTTCGGCCGGGTTTGAGTTGTTGGGCGGGGCGCGGTGGAATCAATTTAACGCCAGCGCGGAGGTTTATCCGGGAGGGTCCGCCGAATCGGGGCGTGGCTGGGTGGACCCGGTGGTGGGGGGGCGGCTCACGGCCAACTTCGATTTCCCGCTTCGGTTGGAAGCCCGGAGCGATTGGGGGGGATTCGGGGTTGGGTCCGCCACGGACTTGACCTGGCGGTTTTTCGGCGCCGCCCATTACCGTCCCGACCCCGCCCTGGAATTTTTCGCGGGGTATCGGATCACCGACATTAAAAGCCAGCACCAGTCGGGCACGGGCGGCACCGCCTTGGACGGCCGGATATCCGGGCCCATGATTGGGATCACTTTTATCCTTGAATGATTTTTTCCAGAACAAAGATTTCCCTTGGGTTCCTTTGCTTAGCAATGAGCGCGGGGGTCTGGGGCGCCTCCCCGCTTAAAAACGCCCGCCTGGGCGAAAATGCCAGCCTGGACCCCAAGCCAGACGCGGCGGAGATGATGGACGATGTCACTGTCTCTTCCGGAACGAAGAAAGGTGTAGATTTTATTTTTGCCCCGATTCCCTTCTCCAACCCCACCACGGGAGCCGGTCTCGCGGGAATGGCCAGCCTGATTTATCCCCTCTCCCCAGCGGACGCGGCGACACCGCCGTCGATGACAGGTCTTGGGGGATTTTATTCCGAAAATGATTCCTGGGGCGCATTCCTGTTTCAACGTCTCTACCTGCCGGGCGGGCGTTGGCGCTTCAACGGCGGGCTCGCCATGATGAATTTCAACTACAACTATTACGGAATCGGCACCGAAGCCGGGTTTGACGGGCAATCCATCCCCGTCCATCAACGAATCAATGGGCTCACGGCCGACGCCCTTTATCGAACATGGAAGTCTCTTTTTGCCGGTATGACGGGCGTTTGGTCGGTTTCCGACGTTTCGATGGGGGGGGGTCTTCCCCCTGCGGGAGCCGGACCAGGCAACGGCTTCAAATCTCAGATCGGGGCGGTGGGCCCAAGGTTGCAATGGGACACCCGGGACAACACCTTTAGCGCCGCCACCGGATCTTTTTTCGACGGCTCCTTTAAATACTACGGCCCGGCGCTGGGGAGCGATTATGAATACAATATCACACAACTGGAATATAACCATTACTGGTCCCCTTCAGAAAAACATGTTTGGGCCGCGCGTGGTTACGGGCGGTTTGCGACCGGGGATGTTCCCTTCTACGCCCTCAGCCAGTTCGGTATGAAAAGTGATTTGCGCGGATACGTGACTGGGCAGTTTCGCGACAATATGATGATCGCCGTTCAGGCGGAATCCCGCTGGCGGCTGACCCGACGGTTCGGCGCGGCGGCTTTCGTTGGGGTCGGCGAAGTGGCCCCGACGCTGAATTCCTTTAATTTAGAAAATCTCTTGCCGAGTGTGGGGGGTGGAATTCGCTACATTTTGTCGGAACAAAATCGAATTGTTTATAGGATCGATTATGCGGTGGGAAAAGGGGAGCAAGCCCTGTATTTTAACGTCGGAGAAGCGTTTTAACCCGTTTGTGCGCCGCTTTTAGCATTTGGGCGAACACCGACTGGTTTCATTATTTCCATGAACAAAACCTTTCTTTCCATCCATGGTCGATTTCTAAAAAAGGGCGTGTGGCTCTGTTTTTTCTCGATGTTTGGTGTTCACCCATCGGTTCATTCTTTGTCCATGGGCGAACCGCTGACGGACAACAACTATCAAATCGATGTGACCCGCACCGTGACCACCGGGTCCACGAGGAAGATCGCTCTCGGCGGAGCATGCGCGGGCATCGCGGAAGGGAACGCGGCGATTCCGGACAATCCGGCGGCGGTATCGTACCGGGCCCGGGCCTTCATGCGGCCCTTGGAACTGGATATGGTTCTAAGCACCCTGGCCATTGAAGACAACGACTCCGACAATAGCGGAACGGAAAGCCTGGTTTACGGCAACTCCTCCCTGGTGGATTTAGGGGCGATGGCGCAGTATAAAAACTGGGGGATTGGGTTTGTCAGCCAGATGGCGGTATTTGAATCGGAGAACCTCCCGCAAAATCAAGAGGCTCAATTTCGGAGCGGCATCCTGGCCGCAGGGTATACCACGGACGACAGAACCATCGCTTTTGGGTTTTCGCTCAACCCGGTGGGCGCTCGCGTCCATCCGAAAGACAATTACGACCCCCGGTCTTTTCAATTGAAGGGAGTGGGGTACGGCGCGGGGATCTTAGTCCATCCTTGCCGGGGGGCCTGGCGGTTTGGCGCGGCCTACTCCTCCGGGGTCTCCACGGATGAGGGGCTAGTCAGCTCCGCTACGGAGGTCGTCAAGGTGGGGAACCTGATTGTCCCGGAGGGGGTTTTGGAGGCCGACAACTTCTCCCTCGGCGTCGCCCATGAATGGAACCATTTTCTTGGGTGGCGCGGCCACCCAGGGTTGGCCAGCGGAGACATCCGTCTTTTTGGGAAATCCCCGTCCAACGCCCAGGGGTCGGCGGCCTTCGTCAGCCAAACCTCCCGGCCCATCGGGCAAAAAGCCATCGCGACCATTCACGGCGGGGCGGAGGTGGAACTGGTTCCCAACCGCTTTCGTCTTCGGGCGGGCACGTATTACGAGCCCAGCCGCTACGAGGGCGGCTCGGCCCGGACCCATATCACCGGCGGGTTCGAGGTCCGACTGTTTTCCATCCCCTTCGTCACCCGCGACGCCTCCTTTTCCTACGCCGTGGATTCCACCTCCCGCTACCAGGTCCACTCCTTTTCGTTATGGCTTTGGGCTTTGGCCGTGCCGGTTCCCGCTCCATGATGGGAAATGCTAAATTTCGGATACGATGAGATTTGTGGGAATTCGATTGGAATTTAATTTCAAACTTCGACGCTTTCGGACGAAGGCAGTGGTGTTCGCCCTGGCCGGTGGGGTGTGGGCGGCCACGGCGGGAAACCTTTTCGCGGACAACCTGATCCCGGAGGGGGCGCTGTACGTGACCCACAGCAAGATTTTGCGGAGCCGGTTTGCGGCGGGGTTGAATTACCGAACCGAAGACGGGTCGGTCTCGTCGGGCAACCTGGAATACGACTTGGATGTGGGGTTGCTCACTTTCTTCCGGCGCTATGTCTTTAAAGATCCCAACGTGGAAAAGGCCCAGCGTTTAACCACGCGGTTAGGTTTCGCCTATATTCCGGATTTGCGCGACGTGGAAAATCCGGCTGATGAAAACCGCGGGATTTTCGAGGTCACCGGGAGGATCCCCTTCGGGGGATCCTGGTTGCTTGCCGACCGCAACAAAGGGGATTTTCGCTGGATCGACGGGGTTTATTCCGCCCGCTACCGCAACCGGGTGCGGTTGGAGCACAGCATGGTCCGTGGATCGTTCAAGTGCACGCCCTACGCCAACGCCGAGGCCTATTACGATTTCAAAGCCGACGAGTGGAATCGGGCGGACATGACGCTGGGGGCGGAGTTTCCCTGGCGGTGGAGCACGGTCTTGGAATGTTATTTCACCCATTACGAAACCCGGCGCGGCGGTGACGGGCAGTCCTGGGGTTTCGTGTTCCAAAAACATCTCGTGACAAAACCTCGGGGGGGAACATGATTCGAAACCGTTTCCGAAATGTTTTGGTGGGGGGAGCGATCATCGGAGGGGCCTGGGGCTTTTCGGCCGCAAAAGAAACGGAAATCACACTGGAAGTGGGCACACAAAATTATGCGCACACCCGGCTCCTTCAGGAGGGGTCTGTGAAGGTGTCTGGTTGCACGCTCCATTACAACACGCTGTCCCTGGCAAGTCTCCGGGCCCAACCCGAAAAGTTCGACGTTATTGAAGTGGATATTTTGCCTTTTCTATCTCAACTGGCTGCGGGAGAGCCGCAAGATTACACATTAATCCCTGTGTTTCTTCTGCGGGAGTTTCCTTTGCGGGATCTGTGGGTTCGATCCGATCGAGGGATTAAGGGCCCGGAGGATTTACGGGGGAAACGGGTGGGGGTGGATGGCTACGGAACCAGCGGGGCCACCTGGATCCGGAAATTCCTCCAATCGAGCGCCACTTTGAAAACCGACGACATCACCTGGGTGGACGTCTCCACGGGTCCGCCTCCCCATAAAAGCTTGGTGGAGTTGATTCAGGCCGGAAAGGTGGACGGGATGATCTTTATGGGAACTCCCGAGGACGCGGGCCCTGTTGTTCGCCTTTTCCCGAATTACGCGCAAGTGGAACAGGATTTGTTCAAGGCGAGCCGGGTATTTCCCCTGGCTACAGCGCTGGCGGTTAGGACTGACCTCGTTAAAGAAAACGCATGGCTTCCGGAAGCTTTGTTTATGGCTTTCGCCGAGGCGAAACGCCGAGCCGTTGAAAACCTGGGCACCGACAAGGAACCCAAAATTCCCTTGCCTTGGGGGGCGGAGTCTTACCAGACGACCCTGGATTTGATGGGAAAACAATATTGGTCCTACGGCGTGCCGAACAACCCTCGTTCCTTGAAAGCCCTTTTAGATGCCGCTTTTGCCCAAGGACTGTTGAAACGTGAATTGAAGGTGGACGAGATTTTTGAACCCTCCACACTGCAACTGATGGATCAGTGACCAAGGAGGTGTTGGGTTCGTTGAGATTGAGAGGGGAGAATGAAGAAGACCTCCCCTTAATCCCCTCCTTGGGAAGGAGGGGAAACAATGGCTCGACAGGGATTTGTCCCTCCCCTTGATAAGGGGAGGGGTGTGGTGCGAAGTTCACTTTTTTTAGGAGTTAAAATGAAGAAAACTCTATCGTTATTGTTGTGTCTCTTGTTGGGCCGGGCGATTCTTCCCCTTTCATCCGACGCGGCGTCGTCGGCCGATACGGACCAACGGTTTCAAGCGGTGGATCAACGACTCAAAGAGTTGGAAGACGCTGTCCGCGCTCGGGACGCTAAAATCGACAAATTAGAATCTGAACGAAAACGGGTGAACACCTACACGCCTAACCTGGGATTTAAGGTGGCCGATACGGAGAAGGGGGATCTCAACATAAAAATCTTTACCTATATCCGGTATCTCAATCAGACAGGGCTGGATGAGACCTTCACCGATTCCTTTGGGACGACGAGCAAAATCCAACAGCGCCAGGACATCCAATTCAACAAGGCGAATATTTTCTTTACGGGTTGGTTCTTAGATCCCAAATTCCGCTACATGACATATGTGTGGACCTCCAACACCAGTCAAGGATTGGGCGCCCAAGTGGTGGTGGCCGGGAACCTCAATTACAATTTTAACGAACACCTGACGTTCGGCGGCGGAACGGATTCCCTTCCCGGCGTTCGAAGCACGGAAGGCAACTTCCCGTTTTGGCTGGGGGTGGACAACCGGCTGATCGCCGACGAATTTTTCCGGCCCTCATACACCTTCGGCGTCTGGGCCAAGGGCGCTGTCGTCGAGAAACTGAATTACGCCATCATGCTCGGCAACAACCTGAGCCAGTTGGGGATCGACGCGGGGCAAATGGACAACGATCTCAACACTTGGTCGGGAGCCTTAACCTGGATGCCCAGCACAGGGGAATTTGGGAAACGCGGCGGGTTCGGGGATTTTGAAGATCACAAAACGGTAGCAACGCGGCTGGGCCTTCACTTTTCCCGAAGCGACGAAAATAAGCAAAGCCAACCCTCGGACACCAACTCGTTCGACAACGTTCAGGTTCGGCTTTCAGACGGGAATTCCATTTTCAAGAAAGACCTTTTCGGCGCTGGCATTCAGGTGGAAGATGCCACGTACCGCATGTCCTCTTTTGACGCGGGGGTGAAATTCAAAGGGTTCTCATTGGAAGGGGAAGCCTATTGGCGATGGGTGGACCATTTTCGAGGGGCGGGAACCGCGGGGTTGTCCAACCTGAACGACACCGGCTTTCAGATCCAGGCCTCCGCCATGTTAAAACCGCAAACCCTTCAGGCCTACATCTCCCATTCCAAAGTGTATGGGGAATACGGCGATCCCTGGGATGCCCGGGTGGGAATAAACTGGTTCCCGTGGAAAGTGGAGGGGACCCGCTGGAATTTTGAATACATCCAACTGCAAAAATCCCCTGTGGGGGGACTTAGCCTGCCCTATCCGGTGGGGGGAGATGGCCCGATCTTTTATTCCAACTTTCAAGTTTCTTTCTAAAGGAGTTTTATGAA is a genomic window containing:
- a CDS encoding PDZ domain-containing protein; this translates as MGHSNEFGRKKPMGLAVSFIALAACGNPYRLNYVSVLDRLPAQPAFAPSTPTPRLVEAKNPREDSLRLVEEGYAPIGYVKFNSVKADEQLALAQAKELGADVVLTSIQFTNVVNESVPTTVYKGPETVRVEDRGNVGYTGVNYNRSQTVTYEGSYQTEFVNRETAFYDQKALFFRKLQAPVFGGAVSALPEEVRNSLGRNRGVVVRAVVNGSPAFRADVLKGDILIGLEGEDIIEPGEFYKRIESLAGRSVSLSILRNGQALELPVKLGERPVAAVPAAPK
- a CDS encoding BamA/TamA family outer membrane protein, yielding MIFSRTKISLGFLCLAMSAGVWGASPLKNARLGENASLDPKPDAAEMMDDVTVSSGTKKGVDFIFAPIPFSNPTTGAGLAGMASLIYPLSPADAATPPSMTGLGGFYSENDSWGAFLFQRLYLPGGRWRFNGGLAMMNFNYNYYGIGTEAGFDGQSIPVHQRINGLTADALYRTWKSLFAGMTGVWSVSDVSMGGGLPPAGAGPGNGFKSQIGAVGPRLQWDTRDNTFSAATGSFFDGSFKYYGPALGSDYEYNITQLEYNHYWSPSEKHVWAARGYGRFATGDVPFYALSQFGMKSDLRGYVTGQFRDNMMIAVQAESRWRLTRRFGAAAFVGVGEVAPTLNSFNLENLLPSVGGGIRYILSEQNRIVYRIDYAVGKGEQALYFNVGEAF
- a CDS encoding ABC transporter substrate-binding protein codes for the protein MIRNRFRNVLVGGAIIGGAWGFSAAKETEITLEVGTQNYAHTRLLQEGSVKVSGCTLHYNTLSLASLRAQPEKFDVIEVDILPFLSQLAAGEPQDYTLIPVFLLREFPLRDLWVRSDRGIKGPEDLRGKRVGVDGYGTSGATWIRKFLQSSATLKTDDITWVDVSTGPPPHKSLVELIQAGKVDGMIFMGTPEDAGPVVRLFPNYAQVEQDLFKASRVFPLATALAVRTDLVKENAWLPEALFMAFAEAKRRAVENLGTDKEPKIPLPWGAESYQTTLDLMGKQYWSYGVPNNPRSLKALLDAAFAQGLLKRELKVDEIFEPSTLQLMDQ